From one Streptomyces sp. CA-210063 genomic stretch:
- the cydD gene encoding thiol reductant ABC exporter subunit CydD produces MKPIDPRLLRYARATRLFLVAVVGLGMVGAALVIAQAMLIAEVAVGAFQHGMPVVELRTPLLLLAVVALGRALVSWLTELAAHRASAAVKSELRGRLLERAAALGPGRLSGQRTGSLVALATRGVDALDDYFSRYLPQLGLAVVVPVAVLARIVTEDWVSAAIIVGTLPLIPVFMVLIGWATRSQMDRQWRLLAQLSGHFLDVVAGLPTLKVFGRAKAQAESIKRITGEYRQATMRTLRIAFLSSFALELLATISVALVAVTIGMRLVHGEMDLYIGLVILVLAPEAYLPVRQVGAQFHAAAEGLAAAEEIFAVLETPVPASGTVAVPPAGDIRFEGVTVRYPGRSYDAVSDVSFTVASGETVALVGPSGVGKSTLLSVLLGFTEAMAGGVRVGGADLASLDMAAWRSRIAWVPQRPHLYAGSIAENVRLARPDADDAAVRRALTDAGALEFVDALPAGAETVLGEDGAGLSAGQRQRLALARAFLADRPVLLLDEPTASLDGETEAEVVEAVRRLAVGRTVLLVVHRPALLGVADRVVRLEEVTTPAAAPASERDGEAALSRRAVHVETLPASQGEDLPLEQRGGVLTRVRRMAAPRRGRLLLALLLGSLALGSAVGLMATSGWLISRASQQPPVLYLMVAVTATRAFGIGRAVFRYAERLVSHDTVLRMLADTRVAVYRRLERLAPAGLRTTRRGDLLSRLVADVDALQDYWVRWLLPAGAAVAVSSASIGFTAWLLPEAGAALAVGLLAAGAGVPLVTGAVARRAEHRLAPARGVLATRVADLLTGTAELTVAGALPARTAETRQADRDLTRIASRAATATALGDGLTALVSGLTVTATALFGAQAVVDGRLSGVAMAVVVLTPLAAFEAVLGMPLAAQFRQRVRRSAERVYEVLDAPAPVREPEEPAEAPVSPFPLRLEGLGARYAGQDRDALAGLDLTLEEGRRIAVVGVSGAGKTTLAQVLLRFLDAREGTYTLGGVDAYALDGDDVRRLVGLCAQDAHLFDSSVRENLLLARKDADEAELRDALARARLLDWVDGLPDGLDTLIGEHGARLSGGQRQRLALARALLADFPVLVLDEPAEHLDLPTADALTADLLAATEGRTTVLITHRLAGLDAVDEVVVLAEGRVAQRGTYAELAALDGPLRTMVEREAAGELLVEV; encoded by the coding sequence GTGAAGCCGATCGACCCGCGACTGCTGCGGTACGCCCGCGCCACCCGCCTCTTCCTGGTGGCGGTTGTCGGCCTGGGCATGGTCGGGGCCGCGCTCGTCATCGCGCAGGCGATGCTCATCGCCGAAGTGGCGGTGGGTGCCTTTCAACATGGGATGCCGGTCGTTGAACTCCGCACTCCCCTGCTCCTCTTGGCTGTCGTCGCGCTGGGACGGGCGCTGGTCTCCTGGCTCACCGAGCTGGCCGCGCACCGCGCGAGTGCGGCGGTGAAGTCAGAGTTGCGGGGTCGGCTGCTTGAGCGGGCCGCTGCGCTGGGCCCTGGCCGGCTGAGCGGCCAGCGCACGGGATCGCTGGTCGCCCTCGCCACCCGTGGGGTCGACGCGCTCGACGACTACTTCTCGCGCTATCTGCCGCAGCTGGGCCTTGCCGTCGTCGTACCTGTGGCGGTCCTCGCGCGGATCGTCACCGAGGACTGGGTGTCGGCGGCGATCATCGTCGGCACGCTGCCACTGATCCCGGTCTTCATGGTGCTCATCGGCTGGGCCACACGCTCGCAGATGGATCGTCAATGGCGGCTGCTGGCACAGCTGTCGGGGCACTTTCTGGACGTCGTCGCCGGGCTGCCGACACTCAAGGTGTTCGGCCGGGCCAAGGCGCAGGCCGAGTCGATCAAGCGGATCACCGGCGAGTACCGGCAGGCGACCATGCGGACGCTGCGGATCGCGTTCCTGTCGTCCTTCGCGCTGGAACTGCTCGCGACGATCTCGGTCGCGCTGGTCGCGGTCACCATCGGCATGCGGCTCGTGCACGGCGAGATGGATCTGTACATCGGGCTGGTCATCCTCGTCCTCGCTCCCGAGGCGTATCTGCCGGTCCGGCAGGTGGGTGCCCAGTTCCACGCGGCCGCCGAGGGGCTCGCGGCGGCCGAGGAGATCTTCGCGGTCCTGGAGACGCCGGTTCCGGCGTCCGGGACCGTGGCTGTACCGCCTGCCGGTGACATCCGCTTCGAAGGGGTGACGGTTCGGTACCCCGGGCGGTCGTACGACGCCGTCTCGGACGTCTCCTTCACGGTCGCCTCCGGGGAGACGGTGGCCCTCGTCGGGCCGAGCGGTGTGGGCAAGTCGACGCTGCTGAGCGTCCTGCTCGGGTTCACGGAGGCCATGGCGGGCGGAGTGCGGGTCGGGGGAGCCGATCTCGCCTCGCTCGACATGGCCGCCTGGCGTTCGCGCATCGCCTGGGTGCCGCAGCGGCCGCACCTGTACGCCGGGTCGATCGCCGAGAACGTACGGCTGGCCCGTCCGGACGCGGATGACGCGGCGGTGCGGCGAGCGCTCACCGACGCGGGGGCGCTGGAGTTCGTGGACGCGCTGCCCGCCGGGGCCGAGACCGTCCTCGGTGAGGACGGCGCCGGTCTCTCCGCCGGACAGCGGCAACGGCTCGCCCTCGCCCGGGCGTTCCTCGCCGACCGGCCCGTACTGCTCCTCGACGAGCCGACGGCCTCGCTGGACGGCGAGACCGAGGCGGAGGTCGTGGAGGCGGTACGGCGGCTGGCGGTGGGCCGGACCGTGCTGCTGGTGGTGCACCGGCCGGCGCTGCTGGGGGTGGCGGACCGGGTGGTGCGGCTTGAGGAGGTCACGACGCCCGCAGCGGCACCGGCCTCCGAGCGCGACGGGGAGGCCGCCTTGAGCCGCCGTGCCGTGCATGTGGAAACCCTGCCCGCGTCGCAGGGGGAAGACCTGCCGCTGGAACAGCGTGGAGGCGTACTGACCCGTGTCCGCCGGATGGCCGCACCCCGCCGGGGCCGGCTCCTCCTCGCCCTGTTGCTCGGCAGCCTCGCGCTGGGCAGTGCCGTCGGACTGATGGCGACGTCCGGGTGGTTGATCTCGCGGGCCTCGCAGCAGCCCCCGGTGCTGTATCTGATGGTCGCGGTGACGGCGACGCGGGCGTTCGGGATCGGGCGGGCGGTGTTCCGGTACGCGGAGCGGCTGGTGTCGCACGACACCGTGCTGCGGATGCTGGCCGATACGAGGGTGGCGGTCTACCGGCGGCTGGAACGGCTGGCGCCCGCCGGGCTCCGGACAACCCGGCGGGGCGACCTGCTGTCGCGGCTGGTCGCCGATGTGGACGCCCTGCAGGACTACTGGGTGCGCTGGCTGCTGCCCGCCGGGGCCGCGGTGGCCGTGTCCAGCGCCTCCATCGGGTTCACCGCCTGGCTGCTGCCGGAGGCCGGCGCCGCCCTCGCCGTCGGGCTGCTCGCCGCCGGGGCCGGAGTGCCCCTCGTGACCGGGGCCGTGGCTCGGCGGGCGGAGCACCGGCTGGCACCGGCCCGCGGAGTGCTGGCCACTCGCGTGGCCGATCTGCTCACCGGCACCGCCGAGTTGACGGTCGCGGGTGCCCTGCCCGCCCGTACCGCCGAGACGCGCCAGGCCGACCGGGATCTCACCCGGATCGCCTCCCGGGCCGCCACCGCCACCGCGCTCGGCGACGGGCTCACCGCGCTCGTCTCCGGGCTCACCGTCACCGCCACCGCGCTGTTCGGCGCCCAGGCCGTCGTCGACGGGCGGCTGAGCGGGGTGGCCATGGCCGTCGTCGTACTCACCCCGCTGGCCGCGTTCGAGGCGGTGCTCGGGATGCCGCTTGCCGCCCAGTTCCGCCAGCGGGTGCGCAGGAGCGCGGAGCGCGTGTACGAGGTGCTGGACGCCCCCGCCCCCGTACGCGAACCGGAGGAGCCGGCCGAAGCGCCGGTGTCGCCGTTCCCGCTGCGGCTGGAAGGGCTCGGAGCGCGGTACGCCGGGCAGGACCGGGACGCGCTCGCCGGGCTGGACCTCACCCTCGAAGAGGGGCGCAGGATCGCCGTGGTCGGTGTCTCGGGGGCGGGCAAGACCACGCTCGCGCAGGTGCTGCTGCGGTTCCTGGACGCGCGCGAGGGAACGTACACGCTGGGGGGCGTCGACGCGTACGCGCTCGACGGGGACGACGTACGTCGGCTCGTGGGACTGTGTGCCCAGGACGCGCACCTCTTCGACAGCTCGGTGCGCGAGAACCTGCTGCTCGCCCGGAAGGACGCGGACGAGGCGGAGCTTCGGGACGCGCTCGCGCGGGCACGGCTGCTCGACTGGGTCGACGGACTGCCCGACGGGCTGGACACCCTGATCGGCGAGCACGGGGCGCGGCTGTCCGGCGGCCAGCGTCAGCGGCTCGCCCTCGCCCGTGCGCTGCTGGCCGACTTCCCGGTCCTCGTCCTCGACGAGCCCGCGGAGCACCTGGACCTGCCGACCGCCGACGCGCTCACCGCGGATCTGCTGGCCGCGACCGAGGGCCGGACGACCGTGCTGATCACCCATCGGCTGGCCGGGCTCGACGCCGTGGACGAGGTGGTCGTGCTGGCGGAGGGACGCGTCGCACAGCGCGGCACCTACGCGGAACTGGCCGCGCTGGACGGTCCCTTGCGGACGATGGTGGAGCGGGAAGCGGCGGGGGAGCTGCTGGTGGAGGTCTGA
- a CDS encoding cytochrome ubiquinol oxidase subunit I gives MDLALAPETLARWQFGITTVYHFLFVPLTISLAALTAGLQTAWVRSGKEKYLKATKFWGKLFLINIAMGVVTGIVQEFQFGMNWSDYSRFVGDVFGAPLAFEALIAFFFESTFIGLWIFGWDKLPQKIHLACIWMVSIGTILSAYFILAANSWMQHPVGYRINEAKGRAELTDFWLVLTQNTALTQVFHTLSAAFLAGGAFMVGIAAFHLARKKHIPVMKTSLRLGLVTVVIAGTLTAISGDLLGKVMFKQQPMKMAAAEALWDGEAPAPFSVFAYGDVDKGHNKVAIEIPGLLSFLANDDFDSYVPGINDVNKAEQEKYGPGDYRPNIPVAYWGFRWMIGFGMASVAIGAAGLWLTRKRFLLPQHLRVGDDEVPHLVLLPRKALGPTLTKWYWRIAVLTLGFPLIASSWGWIFTEMGRQPWVVYGVLRTEDAVSPGVSQGEILTSMIVFTTLYAILAVVEVKLLVKYVKAGPPELTEADLNPPTKIGGDSRDADKPMAFSY, from the coding sequence GTGGACCTCGCTCTGGCGCCGGAGACTCTGGCGCGATGGCAGTTCGGCATCACCACCGTCTACCACTTCCTCTTCGTCCCGCTCACGATCTCGCTCGCCGCGCTCACTGCCGGCCTGCAGACCGCCTGGGTGCGCTCGGGGAAGGAGAAGTACCTCAAGGCCACCAAGTTCTGGGGCAAGCTCTTCCTGATCAACATCGCGATGGGCGTCGTCACCGGCATCGTGCAGGAGTTCCAGTTCGGCATGAACTGGTCCGACTACTCGCGCTTCGTCGGCGATGTCTTCGGAGCCCCGCTCGCCTTTGAGGCGCTCATAGCCTTCTTCTTCGAGTCGACCTTCATCGGCCTGTGGATCTTCGGCTGGGACAAGCTCCCCCAGAAGATCCACCTCGCCTGTATATGGATGGTCTCCATCGGCACGATCCTGTCGGCGTACTTCATCCTCGCGGCCAACTCCTGGATGCAGCACCCCGTCGGCTACCGGATCAACGAGGCGAAGGGCCGGGCCGAACTCACCGACTTCTGGCTCGTCCTGACCCAGAACACCGCCCTCACCCAGGTCTTCCACACCCTCTCGGCGGCCTTCCTCGCCGGCGGCGCCTTCATGGTCGGCATCGCCGCCTTCCATCTGGCCCGCAAGAAGCACATCCCGGTGATGAAGACCTCGTTGCGACTCGGTCTGGTCACCGTGGTCATCGCCGGCACGCTCACCGCGATCAGCGGCGACCTGCTCGGCAAGGTCATGTTCAAGCAGCAGCCCATGAAGATGGCCGCCGCGGAGGCCCTGTGGGACGGCGAGGCGCCCGCGCCCTTCTCCGTCTTCGCCTACGGCGACGTCGACAAGGGCCACAACAAGGTCGCCATCGAGATCCCCGGCCTGCTGTCCTTCCTCGCCAACGACGACTTCGACTCGTATGTCCCCGGCATCAACGACGTCAACAAGGCCGAGCAGGAGAAGTACGGGCCCGGCGACTACCGGCCCAACATCCCCGTCGCCTACTGGGGCTTCCGGTGGATGATCGGCTTCGGCATGGCGTCCGTCGCCATTGGCGCGGCCGGACTCTGGCTCACTCGCAAGAGGTTCCTGCTGCCGCAGCACCTGCGGGTCGGCGACGACGAGGTGCCGCATCTCGTGCTGCTGCCGAGGAAGGCCCTCGGCCCGACCCTCACCAAGTGGTACTGGCGCATCGCCGTCCTGACGTTGGGCTTCCCGCTGATCGCCAGCTCCTGGGGCTGGATCTTCACCGAGATGGGCCGTCAGCCGTGGGTCGTCTACGGCGTGCTGCGCACCGAGGACGCGGTCTCCCCCGGCGTCTCCCAGGGCGAGATCCTCACCTCGATGATCGTCTTCACCACGCTGTACGCCATCCTCGCCGTCGTCGAGGTCAAGCTGCTCGTGAAGTACGTCAAGGCGGGGCCGCCCGAGCTGACGGAGGCCGACCTCAACCCGCCCACGAAGATCGGCGGCGACTCCCGTGACGCCGACAAGCCGATGGCCTTCTCGTACTAG
- a CDS encoding LLM class flavin-dependent oxidoreductase, translating into MSLRLSTVILPYVRWHEGGRATWQRAEQLGFHTAFTYDHLSWRTFRDGPWFGAVPTLTAAAAVTDQLRLGTLVTSPNFRHPVTLAKELISLDDISGGRFTLGVGAGGTGFDATALGQEPWSPRERADRLAEFVPLLDRLLTEDSVSYQGDHYAAHEARNIPGCVQRPRLPFAVAATGPRGMRLAARYGQAWVTTGDPKLYETGTPEQSVQAIRGQVERLADTAAALGRDAARLDKVLLTGFTPDRGRPLESLDAFVDFAGRHAELGFTDIVIHWPIPDSDFAADEKVFERIAMEAPAQLA; encoded by the coding sequence ATGAGTCTGCGTCTGAGCACCGTGATCCTGCCGTACGTCCGCTGGCACGAGGGCGGCCGTGCCACATGGCAGCGGGCCGAACAGCTCGGGTTCCACACCGCGTTCACGTACGACCACCTGTCGTGGCGGACCTTCCGGGACGGGCCGTGGTTCGGCGCCGTGCCGACCCTGACCGCGGCGGCCGCCGTCACCGACCAGCTGCGCCTCGGCACGCTCGTGACCTCGCCGAACTTCCGGCACCCGGTGACTCTCGCCAAGGAACTGATCTCCCTCGACGACATCTCCGGCGGTCGGTTCACCCTCGGCGTCGGAGCGGGCGGCACCGGTTTCGACGCCACCGCGCTCGGCCAGGAGCCGTGGAGCCCGCGCGAGCGCGCCGACCGGCTCGCCGAGTTCGTCCCTCTGCTCGACCGGCTGCTCACCGAGGACTCCGTCTCTTACCAGGGCGACCACTACGCGGCCCACGAGGCGCGCAACATCCCCGGCTGTGTCCAGCGCCCCCGGCTGCCCTTCGCGGTGGCCGCCACCGGACCGCGCGGGATGCGGCTGGCCGCACGGTACGGGCAGGCATGGGTGACCACCGGGGACCCCAAGCTGTACGAGACGGGCACCCCCGAACAGTCGGTTCAAGCCATTCGCGGGCAGGTCGAGAGGCTGGCCGACACGGCCGCCGCGCTCGGCCGTGACGCGGCCCGGCTCGACAAGGTGCTGCTCACCGGTTTCACCCCGGACCGCGGCCGACCTCTGGAGTCACTGGACGCGTTCGTGGACTTCGCGGGCCGCCACGCCGAGCTGGGCTTCACCGACATCGTGATCCACTGGCCGATCCCGGACTCGGACTTCGCCGCGGACGAGAAGGTGTTCGAGCGGATCGCCATGGAGGCACCGGCCCAGCTGGCGTGA
- a CDS encoding M23 family metallopeptidase: MRFSRRRPLFVAVVLCAAAVFVARPTAAESDGGASGGPGEAGPSAQVTRLFEEAAVATQRYEAGRRAAESQKAKAERLERLLVRERKQIAVLNADLGRIARAQYRQGGGVPYTAQMLLAEDPEQLMRGQRAVWQADLAVNNAVDKSRRAEARLAADEAKAATAWQTLERRNTELAEIKQAIQEKLEEAQWTLQGQADEAAAAGACRGAVRLDQPTGGRTRSWVAPVETYELSAGYGSGGERWARRHTGQDFAVPIGTPVRAVGAGRVVKVSCGGAFGIEIVVQHADGYYTQYAHLAAVTVDQGERVAAGQWIGQAGTTGNSTGPHLHFEVRVTPELGSGVDPVPWLRRHGVEL, translated from the coding sequence ATGCGCTTCTCTCGCCGACGCCCGCTGTTCGTCGCCGTGGTGCTGTGCGCCGCGGCGGTATTCGTGGCCCGGCCCACGGCGGCCGAGAGTGACGGCGGGGCCTCGGGCGGCCCTGGTGAGGCCGGCCCAAGCGCCCAGGTGACGCGGTTGTTCGAGGAAGCGGCGGTGGCGACGCAGCGGTACGAGGCGGGGCGGCGGGCGGCGGAGTCGCAGAAGGCGAAGGCGGAGCGGTTGGAGAGGCTGCTCGTGCGGGAGCGGAAGCAGATCGCGGTACTGAACGCCGACCTCGGCCGGATCGCGCGCGCCCAGTACCGTCAGGGCGGCGGGGTGCCGTACACCGCGCAGATGCTTCTCGCGGAGGACCCCGAGCAGCTGATGCGGGGTCAGCGGGCCGTCTGGCAGGCGGATCTTGCGGTCAACAACGCCGTGGACAAGAGCCGCCGAGCGGAGGCGAGGCTCGCCGCGGACGAGGCGAAGGCCGCGACGGCGTGGCAGACGCTGGAACGGCGGAACACCGAACTCGCCGAGATCAAGCAGGCGATCCAGGAAAAGCTCGAAGAGGCGCAGTGGACACTCCAGGGGCAGGCCGACGAGGCGGCCGCGGCCGGGGCCTGCCGGGGTGCCGTCCGGCTGGACCAGCCGACCGGCGGCCGCACGAGGTCGTGGGTCGCGCCCGTGGAGACGTACGAGCTTTCCGCGGGCTACGGCAGCGGCGGTGAACGCTGGGCCCGTCGCCACACCGGGCAGGACTTCGCCGTGCCGATCGGCACGCCTGTGCGGGCGGTCGGGGCGGGACGCGTGGTGAAGGTGTCGTGTGGGGGCGCCTTCGGCATCGAGATCGTCGTCCAGCACGCGGACGGCTACTACACGCAGTACGCGCACCTCGCCGCCGTCACCGTCGACCAGGGCGAACGCGTGGCCGCGGGGCAGTGGATCGGCCAGGCGGGCACCACGGGCAACTCCACCGGGCCGCATCTGCACTTCGAGGTACGGGTCACGCCGGAGCTGGGGTCGGGCGTGGACCCCGTGCCGTGGCTGCGGAGACACGGGGTGGAGTTGTAG
- the cydB gene encoding cytochrome d ubiquinol oxidase subunit II, producing the protein MELHDVWFVLIAVLWIGYFFLEGFDFGVGVLTKLLARNRPEKRVLINTIGPVWDGNEVWLLSAGGATFAAFPEWYATLFSGFYLPLLLILVCLIVRGVAFEYRVKRPEERWQRNWETAIFWTSLLPAFLWGVAFANIVRGVKIDRDFEYVGSLADLLNPYALLGGLVTLTLFTFHGTVFVGLKTVGDIRERARKLALRVGAVTAGLALLFLLWTQIEKGDGVSLVAAVVAVAALVTALVAVRAGREGWAFALSGVTIVAAVAMLFLTLFPNVMPSSLNEEWSLTVTNASSSPYTLKIMTWCAAIATPVVMLYQGWTYWVFRKRIGTQHLAESAH; encoded by the coding sequence ATGGAACTTCACGACGTCTGGTTCGTCCTCATCGCCGTTCTGTGGATCGGCTACTTCTTCCTGGAGGGCTTCGACTTCGGGGTCGGTGTCCTCACCAAGCTGCTGGCCCGGAACCGTCCGGAGAAGCGGGTCCTCATCAACACCATCGGGCCCGTCTGGGACGGCAACGAGGTGTGGCTGCTCTCGGCCGGCGGCGCGACCTTCGCCGCCTTCCCCGAGTGGTACGCCACCCTCTTCTCGGGCTTCTATCTGCCGCTGCTGCTCATCCTGGTCTGCCTGATCGTCCGCGGTGTCGCCTTCGAGTACCGGGTGAAGCGGCCCGAGGAGAGGTGGCAGCGCAACTGGGAGACGGCGATCTTCTGGACCTCGCTGCTCCCCGCGTTCCTGTGGGGCGTGGCCTTCGCCAACATCGTGCGCGGAGTGAAGATCGACCGCGACTTCGAGTACGTGGGCAGCCTCGCCGACCTGCTCAACCCGTACGCCCTCCTGGGCGGCCTGGTCACGCTGACGCTGTTCACCTTCCACGGGACGGTGTTCGTCGGCCTCAAGACCGTCGGGGACATCCGGGAGCGGGCGCGGAAGCTGGCGCTGCGCGTCGGTGCCGTGACGGCCGGACTGGCGCTTCTGTTCCTGCTCTGGACGCAGATCGAGAAGGGCGACGGCGTGTCGCTGGTCGCAGCGGTCGTGGCGGTCGCCGCGCTCGTGACGGCACTGGTGGCGGTGCGAGCGGGGCGCGAGGGCTGGGCGTTCGCCCTGTCGGGGGTCACCATCGTGGCCGCCGTGGCGATGCTCTTCCTGACGCTCTTCCCGAACGTCATGCCGTCCTCGCTGAACGAGGAGTGGAGCCTCACGGTCACCAACGCCTCGTCCAGCCCGTACACCCTGAAGATCATGACGTGGTGCGCGGCGATCGCCACGCCGGTCGTGATGCTCTACCAGGGGTGGACGTACTGGGTGTTCCGCAAGCGGATCGGCACACAGCACCTCGCCGAATCGGCGCACTGA
- a CDS encoding HAD family hydrolase has translation MTSATRQPETPAPTVPPRLIATDLDGTLLRDDKSVSPRTVAALAAAEEAGIEVFFVTGRPARWMDVVSEHVHGHGLAICGNGAAVVDLHGGPGTHRFVKVRELARENALDAVRLLREAAPGTVYAVEQTYGFNQEPEYPKLHMEIPDTLAPAEKLLAPGGVADDEPVLKILAYHPTIDPDDFLTTARIAVGDRATITRSSPSALLEISGPGVSKASTLALCCAERGISHEEVVAFGDMPNDVEMLTWAGQSYAMGNAHPDVLAAASGRTVANNEDGVAVVIERLLAERL, from the coding sequence GTGACCTCAGCGACGAGACAGCCCGAGACCCCGGCCCCGACCGTCCCGCCCCGGCTGATAGCCACGGATCTCGACGGCACCCTGCTCCGCGACGACAAGTCGGTCTCCCCCCGTACCGTCGCCGCCCTCGCGGCCGCCGAGGAGGCCGGCATCGAGGTCTTCTTCGTGACCGGCCGCCCGGCCCGCTGGATGGACGTCGTCAGCGAACACGTCCACGGCCACGGCCTCGCGATCTGCGGCAACGGCGCCGCCGTGGTCGACCTCCACGGCGGCCCCGGCACCCACCGCTTCGTCAAGGTCCGCGAGCTGGCCCGGGAGAACGCGCTCGACGCCGTACGGCTGCTGCGCGAGGCCGCACCCGGCACCGTGTACGCGGTCGAGCAGACGTACGGCTTCAACCAGGAGCCCGAGTACCCGAAGCTCCACATGGAGATCCCCGACACCCTCGCGCCCGCCGAGAAACTGCTGGCCCCGGGCGGTGTCGCCGACGACGAGCCGGTGCTGAAGATCCTCGCGTACCACCCCACGATCGACCCCGACGACTTCCTCACCACCGCCCGCATCGCCGTCGGCGACCGGGCCACCATCACCCGCTCCAGCCCCAGCGCCCTGCTGGAGATCAGCGGCCCGGGCGTCTCCAAGGCCAGCACCCTCGCTCTGTGCTGCGCCGAGCGCGGTATCTCCCACGAGGAGGTCGTCGCCTTCGGCGACATGCCGAACGACGTCGAGATGCTCACCTGGGCGGGCCAGTCGTACGCCATGGGCAACGCACACCCGGACGTCCTCGCGGCGGCCTCCGGACGGACCGTCGCCAACAACGAGGACGGCGTCGCGGTCGTGATCGAGCGGCTTCTCGCGGAACGGCTGTAA